The nucleotide window GGCGCCCATATTTTGGAGCCAAAAATTGGATTAAAAACAACGTGCTTCCCTGTGAATATGCAAGTGGCACACGTACGCACATAATTAGCTAATTGCCCGAATAGCTATTTTTCACCTGGTCTCGttttacctgaacgggtaaggtaaaaaaatggatcttttcgaaaaaaaaaaaaaaaaaaaaaaatccaccgAATTATGCTAGCCAAaagttcttttatttttgctcccAAATGGTACGTAAGGAAAACACCGCTTTGAATGAAGAATAGGTCTACACAAAGGGCGAGCGAGGAGACCACCGTCCAgggcaatttttaaaagtcaCCATtcttgtaaaatttttttgaagtgctacaaaaaagagagaaaaaattatcgcCATGTTATGGACGATGTGTACATGCAGGACAGCACGCAACCAGTAGTGCGATAATGTGAATGCAGAAGTTTACCGCCCCTCCCCGTGCACTTCTTACTGTAGGGGCAACGCTGGCGAGGTCAAAAATATACCTGTCTGTGAATATATACAACGTCCACATAGCGCTGCGTACATTTCTGAACGAAAGCGATTCATCGCGAAAAGCATCTCAGCTAAACGCTTCTTAGCAAAACGCTTCTGAGCAAAACGCCCCTCACAAACAATGAACAACTCGTGCAAATGCCTGTACAGACAAGTCATCCGCTCCTGCAACAAAACCTTCAACGCCGATGTGGAGGCCAAAGTGAGCGTGCTAAATGGagtgaaaaatatgatcaGGGAGCAACTGACAACCAAGGAAGAGAAGGATATAAAGCAGCAATTAATAGAAGCTAacgattttattaaaaataatatcatcCAGGCAGTGTATAATAACAACACAGGGAATTATAAAGTGGAGCTGAAGGAAGAACAAGTCAAAAAGGGGTCCATAACCCTGGGAACAAAGTTCGAAAATAATaagtttcctttttgatgaaGTTAGGGGGAACGCTCAGTAGGGCAAATTGACCAACCTGAGCATCGCTAAAACGAATGCaatgtgggggggaaaacaccACATAACAGTTTTATAACCCCCCGGTGGGTGCTTTCTTGCGTCTTCCCGATGCACACACGTCTTATCGCGGTCGCGATTACGTCACAATTACGTCGGGATTACACTGCATTTTACATCACTCCGTGTCCACCCTCCCATCACTATTTATTCCTCCTCAATTTTTCGCGCGGAATAAATGCCTTCGTGTGTATCACCTCATTAGTGTAATTTCAAAAATGCAATGACAGCCCGGTGTGAATGGagtgaaaaaaggggcgacgATGGTCACGACGCACAAGCCCCTGCGCACACCGCTGCACACGTGAATGAAAGCCTAAATTAATTaaggacaaaaaataaaaagtaaaaaaagggaaagcgtTTAACgaattttgtaaaatgttaaaaacgaaaacgGTTTGTGAAATGCGCGAAAGGAAGCGGCACCATGGT belongs to Plasmodium vivax chromosome 3, whole genome shotgun sequence and includes:
- a CDS encoding hypothetical protein, conserved (encoded by transcript PVX_000950A), whose product is MNNSCKCLYRQVIRSCNKTFNADVEAKVSVLNGVKNMIREQLTTKEEKDIKQQLIEANDFIKNNIIQAVYNNNTGNYKVELKEEQVKKGSITLGTKFENNKFPF